CCATGTCTCGTTTATCTCTCATTCGCCCTTTTCGTGCATCTCCCTTAGTACCCTCCTCAGGACCTTTCCGGTCATGGTCTTTGGGATCTCGTCTACGAACTTCACGATCTTTGGAGCCTTGTAAACGGCCATCTTCTCCCTGCAGAACTGGATAATCTCCTCCTCGGTGACCTTCCCCCTGTAGTCCTCCTTCAGAATTATATACGCCTTTACCGTCTCGCCCCGATACTCGTCGGATACGCCCACGACCCCCACCTCTTCCACCGCAGGGTGCTCATAGATGTAGTTTTCCACCTCCACCGGAGCGATGTTGTAGCCAGAGGCGATGATGAGGTCTTTTATCCTCTCGACGAAATAGACAAAGCCGTCTTCGTCCATATATCCGGCGTCGCCGGAATGCCACCAGCCGTCCTTCGTGAACTGCTTTTTCGTATCCTCCGGCTTCTTCCAGTACCCCTTCGCCACCCCCGGCCCCCGGTGGACGAACTCCCCCACGGTTCCCCTCGGGACGATTTTACCCTCCTCGTCCACTATCTTGAGCTCCGCCGTCGTGGCTCCCAGGGTTTCGCCCTGAAACTTCCTCTTGTTCTCGAACTCGATTATTCCGGGGGACGTCGCCATGGTCTCCGTACAGCCGTACCCGTTGTAGAGATAAGACCCGACCTTTTCCTCCCACTCCTTCTGGAGGGGGGGCGGCACAGGCGCCCCGCACGCCACGGTCACCCTTATGCTTGACAGGTCGTACTTCTTGAAGTCCGGGTAGTTCAAAAGGGCAATGTAACCTGTGGGCGGTGAAAAGAGGACGGTTACGCCGAAGCGCTGGATTACGTCCATCATATCATCCGGCTCGAACTTCGGGACCGGAACCGTGGTGCATCCGAAGCTCATCGCGGGGAGGAGCCCCAGGGCGTAGCCCGCAATGTGAAAGAGAGGAAAGAGCATTAGAAAAACGTCGTCTTCCTTGATGCCCAGAACGTCCGCCACCACGCTTGCGGCGTTGAAATTGTAGTGGGTTATCATGGCCCCCTTCGGGAAGCCTGTGGTCCCTGATGTGTAGAGGAGCATTGCGAGGTCTTCCTTGAAGTCCAGATCCGGCTCCGGGGGCTTGCCCTTGTCCTTTGCTATCACATCCATGAAATCGAGCATGCCCTCGGGCACGCTCTTGTCCATCTGAAGGAGGGGGGGAAGCTTCGCCGTGGGGGCTGAAAAATCTTTTATGTGAACTAATATGACGTTGGATATCTTAAGCTCCTCCAGAACGGGCTGCACCACCGGATACAGGAGGTCTATCCCCACAAAGACCTTTGCCTCCGACTCGTCTAGGATGTACTTGACCTCGTCCGCCTTGAGCATCACGTTAAAGGGAACCGCGACAGCCCCGACCTTCGCAATGCCGTAAAAGGCGATGATGTGCTGAGTACAGTTGGGAAGCATAGTCGCCACCTTGTCACCCTTTTTTATCCCCATCTCGATTAAGGTCTGGGCGAAGCGGTCGCTCAGGTCGTCAAGCTCCCTGTAGGTGGTCTCGTGGTGCAGAAAGATCACTGCCGGCTTATCTGGAAATTTTTTGGCGGAATCCTGCATCGGCTTGTAAAGGGGGGCTTCGGGAACGGGAGGTATGGGATTGACCCCCCAGGATGGATCGAATTTTTGGTAAGATTCCTTGGACATAGTTTCCTCCATAAAACGGTTATTGGTTAGCTATAGGCCTCTCCTTTCTTTACACATGTTCTTAAAAACATTGTTTGTTTTCACAGTTCATACTATATTATTATGTTTTGTTATACAAGAAGAATTTTACCGCCGCCTTTGGAACGGCGCTTTGTATATTGTTTATCAATCGAACCGATGCAGCCTAGCTTCGACGGGAAACCGCCCTCCAATCCGGCGAGGGCGTACCACAAGCCGCCCAAGGTGACGAGGCTTCAAAAAGCGTCAAAAATCCGGCCTTTGTTCGAGAGCACGTCGTGTAATCAACCCGACCCTGTCATCCCGCCGCCTTGTCTCCATTCCCTTTGGAGTATCAATCCAGCCGGCCTACCTACCGAGCTCAGCCTCGATCCTCTCGGCTATCTTCTCGGGATTCGGGATCATTAGGTTTTCCAGATTCGATGCGTAAGGTATCGGGGTCTCCCCCGCGGCTATCCTTATCGGGTTTTGGGAGAGGAGCCCGTGCCCGCAAATCACCGTCTTAGCTATCACCTCCGACCCTATCCCTCCGGTCGGATTTCCTTCCTCCACCGCAACCAGACGGCCGGTCTTCTTGACAGATTTCAGGACCGTCTCCATATCCATCGGGTAGAGGGTTACGAGGTCGATCACCTCCGCCTCGATTCCATTATCGGAGAGGATCTCCGCCGCCTTGAGGGACACCCCCACCCCTAAGAGGTGGGTTACGATGGTGAGATCGTCCCCCTCCCTCACGACCCTCGCTTTCCCGATGGGAAGCGTGTAGTCACCTTCCGGAACCTTTCCCGCCTCGGCGTATAGCAGCTTGTGCTCGAAGAATATAACCGGGTTGTTAGACCTTATAGCCGCCTTCAAAATCCCCTTGGCGGTAAAGGCGTCTGACGGGGCGACCACGATGAGACCCGGGATGCCGAAGAAAAACCGCTCCATCGACTGGGAGTGCTGGGCGGCCATCCCTATGCCGGAGCCCACAGGAGTCCTTATCGTCATGGGGACCGAAACCTGCCCCCCGGTCATGTACCTGATCTTCGCCGCCTGGTTCAATATCGGATCCATCGCACACGTCAGAAAGTCGGAGAAGAGTATCTCCGGCACGGGACGAAGCCCTGTTATCGCGGCCCCCACAGCGCCCCCGATGATCCCGTTTTCCGAGATGGGGGTGTCGATGATCCTATCCTTGCCGAATCTCTCCACGAGGCCGTCGGTGACATTGAAGTAGCCCCCCAGAGTCACGTCCTCCCCCCAGACGAAGACGTTCTTGTCCCTCTCCATCTCCTCGGCCAGCGCCTCGTTTATCGCCTGGGACATCGACACCTCACGGCCTGTGGTGAGCTTGTCGAACCCGCCTGTGGTGAGCTTGCCGAAAGACCCTGTAAAAAGGGACTTCTCCTCCGGGGTGTAGACCTGGGTCATCAGCGACTTCGGCTCGGGCACTTTGGCGCTCTCGGAGAACTCCGCCGCCTCCGAGACTACGGCCTCCGCCTCCCTCTTTATGCTCTCCACATCCTCCTTTGTCATGGCCCCCCTCTTTACCAAGTCTTTCTCGAAGCGGAGGATGGGACACTTTTTCTTGTAGGCCTCCCTCTCCTTCTCCTCCCGGTAGAGCTGGGGGTCTCCCTCCATGTGGCCATGCCACCGGTAGGTCAGAAGCTCTACGAGGCGGGGCTTTGAGTCTTTTCTGATCTTTTCGATCATATCACTCACACCCTTCATCACCTTTACCACGTCGTTTCCGTCGATCCTGACCGCCTCCATCCCGTAGGCCGCCGCCCTTCTGTAGAGTTCCGGCACCGCCGAGTGATTCTCCACCGAGGTGAACTCCCCGTAGAGATTGTTCTCGATGACGAAGAGAACCGGGAGCCCGAAGACCGAGGCCATGTTCGCCGCCTCATGAAACATCCCCTGGTTCACCGAGCCGTCTCCGGCGAAGACGACCGAGATGTCGTCCCTCTTCTCTTTTTTCCCGATGTTCTGCATCTTTATGGTGAGTCCCGCCCCCATCGCCAGGAGGTAGCCCGCCCCCACGATCCCGTTCGCGCCAAGAACCCCCCTCGTCCCGTCGGTGACGTGCATAGAGCCCCCCTTCCCGCCGCAGAGCCCTGGCGCCTTCCCGTATATCTCCGCCATCATCTTCTTCACGTCGGCACCCTTCGCTATGATGTGCCCGTGCCCCCTGTGGGTGGTGTTGACGTAGTCGCTGTCCCTCAGGCTCAGACAGACGCCGGTTGCCACCGCCTCCTGCCCTATCGAGAGGTGGATCGCCTCCGTGGGAAGTACCCCGTCCCTGAAGGCTGCCGACAGGTGCTCCTCGAAGGCCCTTATCAGACACATGTTCTTCAATATATCGGTCTCTGTCGCCTTCCTGAGCTTTGCGTTCACCTTTGCCCTGGGGATTTCACCCCCCCTTTCTACAAGTTCGAGGGGAAACTCCGGAAGGAGCTTCGTATCGTATGTCCCCCTCTTGACCCCTTTTCCCCTTTTCCATAACCTCCCTTTCCTTTTTCTCTTTTTCCCCTTCTCCGGCGCCGTCAACAGGTCATCCCTGCCGCACTCTTTCAGAACTCCGGGATACAGGGCGAAAGCGGGCTTCAGGGCAGGGAGGAGCTTCAGCGCCTTCTGGACGGAGCCTTTGGCGATTATCTTCCTTCCGGCGATGGCCAAAGGCACGTTGATGTCCTGCATCCAGAACTTGTGGCTGGTCTCCGCCGATAGGATCATCTCGACATCGGGATCCATATCGGGGTCGTCCGGGTTTTCCGGGTCCCAGAAATAACGGGGTAAATCGCCCCGGGTGTCTATGTAGAGGTTAGCGTCCGGGTCTTTCAGGCGGAACTTGACGAGGATTTTTACCGAGGAGACCGAATCGACTATCACCTTGTCGTTTAATATCTTGTCCCAAAGCGAGGATAGGACGCCGACCATTTCGTCTCTGTCCTTAAACGGCCACATTTTAAGACTCCTTGTAATTCAGGTTAAAATATTAAAGGCAATAATTCGGACTTGATATTATATATCGCCCCTGTTTTTTTTAGGGGATCGGCGTAAGAGTCGCTCACGAAACAGAGTCTATTAGGCCTGCCTTGAACAGCGGTGACGCCGAGAAAAAGAGGAAAGCAGCCCGCTCAAACAGCCGTGTCCCGACTAAAAAATCGGGGCGAAAAATACTCCTCCCCCATGTGGAGGAGGCATCAGCTCCCCTTGAGAAACTTCTCTTCGCATAGCTCGATCGCCTTTTCGAGGAGAGAGAGCGCCTCCTCACAGGCCGCCTTGTCTACCAGGATGTTGAGCTTGAACTGTAGCACCGACCTGTCGAAGCCGGCAGGGAAGGCCCACAGCCCCGACTCGAAGCTGCAGGCGGCCATCATCATGCCGCCGTAGGGGTTGTCGAAGCGAAGCCCGATGACGAGGCCGTTTTGCCTTACCTCGGCCAAAAACGGGTGACGCCCCTTGATCTCCGCCAATCCCTTTGCGACGAGCTCCGACATTGCGTTTACGTTCTCGAGTACCCCCGACCTCTCCAAGATCTCGAGGACCTTAAGCGCGATGACACAGCCGAGCTCCGAGCCGCCAAAGGTGGACGAGTGTCCCCAGCCGTCCTCCATCATCCACCCGGCGACCTTCTCCGAAAGGAGCGCCGCGGCAATGGGATATACGCCTCCCGAGAGCCCCTTTCCGGTGACCAGCATGTCCGGCTTTACCTTGTAGCCCTCGCAGGCCCAGACCTTGCCGGTGCGCCCCAGCCCGGTCTGCACCTCGTCTGCGATAAAGAGGGCGCCGTGCTTTTCACAAAGGTCTTTCACCTCCGGGAAATATTCATCGTAGGGCATGAGGAAGCCGCTGGTGGCCGGGATCATCTCGGATAAGACCGCCGCCGCATCGTCCCCATTCAGGGCGTCCTTCATCGCCTCAATGTCGTTAAAGGGTACGAGATCGAACTCCCCCTTCGGCCCACCGGAGAGGAAGAAGTCTGCGAGGTCGGCATAGCCCCCGGCCCGAAGGCCGAGGCCGCCGTGGCCGTGATACGCCTCCTTGAAGGCGACGATCTTCCTTCTGCCGGTGAACTTCCTCGCAGTCCTGATCGTAATATCTATCGCCTCTCCTCCGCCGGGGGTGAAGACTACGTATTTCATATTTCCGGGAGTCAAGGCGACAAGCCTCTCGGCAAGCTTGGATCTTGCGATGCTGGCGAAGTGGTGGTTTCCGATGTCGTACTGGTCGACCGCCTCTTTAAGGGTCTTCACTATCTCCGGGTTTCTGTGCCCCAGGTTGTAGGTTCCCCCGTTTATGTGGACGTCGAAGAGCTTTGTGCCGTCGAGGTCCCAGAAGTAGTTCCCCTCCCTGCGGCCCATCACCGGGACGGTGCCCAGCATCTTGAAGGTCTCCACCCTCCCGGGGCACACGTAGCGGGCGGCAAGCTCCACGATGTCGTCCTTTTTCTGCTCCATCTTCAAA
The window above is part of the Candidatus Zymogenus saltonus genome. Proteins encoded here:
- a CDS encoding dehydrogenase E1 component subunit alpha/beta, whose protein sequence is MWPFKDRDEMVGVLSSLWDKILNDKVIVDSVSSVKILVKFRLKDPDANLYIDTRGDLPRYFWDPENPDDPDMDPDVEMILSAETSHKFWMQDINVPLAIAGRKIIAKGSVQKALKLLPALKPAFALYPGVLKECGRDDLLTAPEKGKKRKRKGRLWKRGKGVKRGTYDTKLLPEFPLELVERGGEIPRAKVNAKLRKATETDILKNMCLIRAFEEHLSAAFRDGVLPTEAIHLSIGQEAVATGVCLSLRDSDYVNTTHRGHGHIIAKGADVKKMMAEIYGKAPGLCGGKGGSMHVTDGTRGVLGANGIVGAGYLLAMGAGLTIKMQNIGKKEKRDDISVVFAGDGSVNQGMFHEAANMASVFGLPVLFVIENNLYGEFTSVENHSAVPELYRRAAAYGMEAVRIDGNDVVKVMKGVSDMIEKIRKDSKPRLVELLTYRWHGHMEGDPQLYREEKEREAYKKKCPILRFEKDLVKRGAMTKEDVESIKREAEAVVSEAAEFSESAKVPEPKSLMTQVYTPEEKSLFTGSFGKLTTGGFDKLTTGREVSMSQAINEALAEEMERDKNVFVWGEDVTLGGYFNVTDGLVERFGKDRIIDTPISENGIIGGAVGAAITGLRPVPEILFSDFLTCAMDPILNQAAKIRYMTGGQVSVPMTIRTPVGSGIGMAAQHSQSMERFFFGIPGLIVVAPSDAFTAKGILKAAIRSNNPVIFFEHKLLYAEAGKVPEGDYTLPIGKARVVREGDDLTIVTHLLGVGVSLKAAEILSDNGIEAEVIDLVTLYPMDMETVLKSVKKTGRLVAVEEGNPTGGIGSEVIAKTVICGHGLLSQNPIRIAAGETPIPYASNLENLMIPNPEKIAERIEAELGR
- a CDS encoding AMP-binding protein, yielding MSKESYQKFDPSWGVNPIPPVPEAPLYKPMQDSAKKFPDKPAVIFLHHETTYRELDDLSDRFAQTLIEMGIKKGDKVATMLPNCTQHIIAFYGIAKVGAVAVPFNVMLKADEVKYILDESEAKVFVGIDLLYPVVQPVLEELKISNVILVHIKDFSAPTAKLPPLLQMDKSVPEGMLDFMDVIAKDKGKPPEPDLDFKEDLAMLLYTSGTTGFPKGAMITHYNFNAASVVADVLGIKEDDVFLMLFPLFHIAGYALGLLPAMSFGCTTVPVPKFEPDDMMDVIQRFGVTVLFSPPTGYIALLNYPDFKKYDLSSIRVTVACGAPVPPPLQKEWEEKVGSYLYNGYGCTETMATSPGIIEFENKRKFQGETLGATTAELKIVDEEGKIVPRGTVGEFVHRGPGVAKGYWKKPEDTKKQFTKDGWWHSGDAGYMDEDGFVYFVERIKDLIIASGYNIAPVEVENYIYEHPAVEEVGVVGVSDEYRGETVKAYIILKEDYRGKVTEEEIIQFCREKMAVYKAPKIVKFVDEIPKTMTGKVLRRVLREMHEKGE
- a CDS encoding aspartate aminotransferase family protein, whose protein sequence is MEQKKDDIVELAARYVCPGRVETFKMLGTVPVMGRREGNYFWDLDGTKLFDVHINGGTYNLGHRNPEIVKTLKEAVDQYDIGNHHFASIARSKLAERLVALTPGNMKYVVFTPGGGEAIDITIRTARKFTGRRKIVAFKEAYHGHGGLGLRAGGYADLADFFLSGGPKGEFDLVPFNDIEAMKDALNGDDAAAVLSEMIPATSGFLMPYDEYFPEVKDLCEKHGALFIADEVQTGLGRTGKVWACEGYKVKPDMLVTGKGLSGGVYPIAAALLSEKVAGWMMEDGWGHSSTFGGSELGCVIALKVLEILERSGVLENVNAMSELVAKGLAEIKGRHPFLAEVRQNGLVIGLRFDNPYGGMMMAACSFESGLWAFPAGFDRSVLQFKLNILVDKAACEEALSLLEKAIELCEEKFLKGS